Part of the Ziziphus jujuba cultivar Dongzao chromosome 8, ASM3175591v1 genome is shown below.
GTTATTGATGATAGTTGTAGGATTTAGGCTTGGGATTCTATAAAGAGTGCTTTCCCAAGAGGAAGGAAAGGAACCACACGAAAGAGCCAAGTAACAACATCTGCTCATCCCTTGTGCTTCCCAATTGAAGTTTCCTTTTTGACATTGGAAGAGAGTTGTGAGCTTCCACAGCTGAAAGCATTTCCAAGAGATATTGTGGGTGATTATCATGGTTATCCACAAGAATTTAACAAAATTGGGAAATGAGATGGCTAAAAAATGTAGACGACTACCTCTTGCCGTTGGTTGTACTTTGAGGATTATTGAGTACAAAAAATTCGTTGGATCAATGGAAGCAGGTGCCGAGAGATGTGAATTCCCATTTGAACAAAATGCAATCACGACAACAATACGAAGGAGTAAACTAGACATTAGCCTTGAGCTACAATGATCTACATCACTGCACCATGTTTTCTGTATTTGGGCAACTTCCTAGAGGATTATGAAATACCCATATGAAAATTGGTAAGCTTATGGATAGGAGAAGGCTTTATATCAAAACCGACGAGAGGAGAGACGGGAAAAACAGCTACTTGGAAGAGCTGATCGATAGGTGCATGGTCTCCTGCAGGACTTGTGTGTTGATTAGATATGATGCACTGATCAAATTGATTAATGTTCAAAAGGTAAGGATATATTGTTAAGGTGATAGCGTTAACAATGACGTTAGAAGGTGTTGAGGTCACCAGTTGTCGAATCAGGCCGCCAAAGATCCTTGCAAATGTATATGTTCGGTAATGATGGATTTCCAATTTGAAATCCCTTTCCTGTGTAATAGTCTCTCTAAACTACATTTGAATGGGAAGATATATATTAGAAGGAATGCATTCTAGTCTACAATTTCTTCCACCACCCCTTGCCAAATTGATGCTATAGAAGAGTCACATTGTGCATGATCCGATGCCAGGGTTGGCGAAGCTGCCAAATTTAAGGTTTCTTGAGATTGCTGAAGATGCTTATGTAGGTTCTAGCTACAATGGCTTGCTCTGCCAATGAATTTCCAAAGCTAGAGACCCTTCAACTCACTCACTTGGAGTTATTAAGGAAGTGGATGGTAGAGAAAGGTGCTATGCGAGTCTCACAATATTacgaattaataaaattttctgtTTAGAGATGATTCCAAAAGGATTAGAATTTGTCgctattctaaaaaaaaaaaaaaattgaatattgaaAGCATGAGCAAGTCATTCTGCGAGAAGATTCGAGTCAAAACTAGAAATGAAGATGAGAATTACTACAAAGTGCGACACATACTCTCTATCTGTTTTGtaagtttaaattgattttatctacatttttctcttctttattttattttatttatttagttttagtaGTAAATTGATACCTTGGAATCTACTTGCAGCCCAAACTCATTTTTGACTTTTGAATGTAGCCATTTTTTGTTTAGGTTTATAGacatattgttatttttattaaggtTTATACTTTTGCGTCCTCTACTTTACCTCTAATTCTAATTCAGTTctgcaaatttttatttatttatatatttttttcaagtgagtctcaattttttattttgttttcaatttttcaaggtTAGTTTTAGTTCTGTTTCGATTGGGACATTGCATATTTAAGCTTTCATGGtagagaattttattttatttttattttgttttcagtattttaagttaataatatttttggatttataatAAAACATTCATTTAGTGTTAACcatattgaaggaaaaaaatgaaattaagaaTTTTAGGTGTTCTTTGTTAATGTGGctggttttaatttttgtttttaattgtttttcacCCAATTGATAATTACAAGTCACTCCATCCCCAAAGCAAACCACACCCCATCCCCCCCACCCGCCCCCgccaccaaaaacaaaaaaaaaaaaaaaaagatttacatATAGATGGCAGTTGAAGAGTTGTGGTCCTCAATGCAGGACTCGAAAATTAAACCTCATTTGGATATGACTTGATGAAAACAACAATACTGTACGAGTTtacacatttatatttatatatatatatatatatatatatatttcatcgaCACCTTCTTACATCTAACTACAAATTCATTAttgtgattttaaaaaaaatcaaacacacGCGCTGCTGTTATGCTTTGCTTAAAATCTGTTACTTTTATTCTacatgaaattttgaattaccATTTATGCCcttgataattaattatgaattaatttatcaaataaatataaatagataagttaaaaatataataaaaaaatttgaaaaagtgaTATACGGTGAGAACTTTGGCCATATGTTAAAAACTTGGCcagttcatcattttttttttttttttttaaacatcggttaaaaatgaaataaaacataataaaattgttttacaaTAAAGTTACATTAATTgtgtataattaatttcaaaaaattcatatatcaaaatggcataaccaaactaaagtgacaaaaaaaaaaaattcaagtaatAATgtgacattttttaaaatttatatggtaAAGTACAAAAAGTGCAATAGTTTAATAAGGTAAAATGTATCtaaccaagaagaaaaaaatgccAATACTCACATTGGAAAAAAGAATGTGAAGACCAAGGTCAACATTTAAAACTACTTTTCGTacaccctttttttatttttttatttttttttatttttaactccgATACATTTTGTTCTTTCACCCAatactttttattctttttccaaaaataaaattcttggCATTGGCATTGgaatacatctttttttttttttttcttgtttagatGTTGGGAGTCTAAAAAGTGAtattagttttattaatttgaagtATTTGAGGTTGCTTAGTCTCTTGTCCCCATTAATCATTATGTTTTTTATGGGCTTTACTGGCCTATAATATGGGCAAgacttaaatttttattgggCCATAAGAGCCCACAATGAGACAAATTCGATTCTTCTCCTATTTTTTGGATATTAACACTTTTCTACGTTGAATTTTATGAGAAATTATAGCAATTTTTTTGAGTCATTTTACGCCTTCAATTAACAAAAATCTTGCACCTATAATTCCTTTTgcatttttatccaaaaaaaaaaaataataataacaaaaatagtaCATGACTGTAATTTAAGGGCATGTGAGGTCATTTTACACCCATTAATTCTCACCCTTCTCTTCTCCTCAAAACCGACattagaggtttttttttttttttttttttttgaggctcCCTAATCTCTAACGATTATATAACTATAAACATACACAATTATTGTagattatcattaataataattaaaaaaaaaaggtgaagatCAAGAGGATCGCACATgcattatttaaattgtaaagtCCGTCAGTAGAGCcgagaaattaatttatgactGAAagtgaatgaaaataaaaaatattgcataaaatatacaaatattttccaaaaaatttagaaCACAATTTGATGAaaagatgataaaaaataatgttttctaaaacaacgaaaaaaatgacaaaaaataaaaaacaggacATTAAACAACATTATTACAAATTGGTAGCACGTGCTTGCTCGTGGGAATGCTCTGGCAAGTTCACATTACACAAGTAGTTTATAATTGAcgagtaattaaattattcattatcaattattattatttttcgggcagggtgaaagtaaaatttatttcacATTTTGGAATAAACAAAGAAACATGAAAGTCCCATGCAGCTAGCAAAGCAAGCTGTAATTTGGCTTTCATCTTCCACTTTAATTTGGCTTCTCGGTGGACCACATCTTCTACGTGTCTCATCAGGTCTCTTTTTAGCTTCTTACAAAACAAAGTCCCCTTCCAATTTACCGCAAACACACTTCTGCTAACAATATCTTCGctgcaagaagaagaagaagatggcagAATTTTTGTTATCGAAATTTGCAGAGTCCGCTGTATCCCAAACAGTCCAAAGAATCACTGACCTTCTCATCTATGAAGCCGCTTCCTTAAGCAGTGTGAGAGAGGATGTGGAGGTCTTGCAAAACGACTTGAAGTCCCTTCAGGGCCTTATAAAAGCAGCAGACTCCAAGCAAGAACATGACCAACACCTCCAAGAGTTGGTACGCCAAGTCAAAGATGTGGCTTCTGAAGCTGACGATGTTATCGATACCTACATCCTCAAAGTTGACTCCTCTTGCATCAAAGCTTTTCATAATAAAAGAATTCGACCCCAGATCAACTCCGTCCGCGCTAGAATACAAAACATAATAAATACAGCCATGCCAATTTATGGATTCGTATCTGCTGTTAGAGAGGGGACGAGTTCCAATGTAGGTCTGCAGCGGCTTTTGAGAAGATCATCTCCAAATGTTGATGATGGCGATAATGATGTTGTAAGCTTGAAGAGTAGCACCAGCGCCTTAACAGAAGAGTTGACTAAGGAGGAAGACCGGCTGTGCATTGTCTCTGTAGTGGGTATGGGTGGTTTAGGTAAGACCACTCTTGCCAAGAAAGTATTTAAATGTGTTAAACAAAAGTTTGATTGCTCTGCTTGGGTTTTTATATCTCAACAATATGTGCTAAGGGATGTTTTGATTGACATCTTCCTCCAAATTGGTTCTCCAAATGAAAACATGAAATTTGAAAGAATTAATTCTGCCAGAGATATTttagaacaaaagaaaaaagagagggaGTTTTTGAATGCTTTGCCAGAGCACGAGCTAATAGATTCGCTCAATGATAAGCTGAAAGAGAAGCGATTTCTTGTGGTTCTTGATGATATTTGGAAGATTGAGGCTTGGTATTTTTTAGAGCGTGCTTTTCCGAAAGGAAAGAAGGGAAGCAAAATTCTGTTTACCACACGCAATAGGGAGGTAGCCTCAGCTGCTGATCCACGGAGCTGCCAAGTTGAACCACCTTTGTTGACATTGGAAGAGAGTTGGGAGCTTCTTAAACGGAAAGCATTTCCAAGAGATATTGTGGATGCCCATGGTTGTCCACCAGAGTATGAGAACTTAGGAAAGGAGATGGCTAAAAAATGTGCAGGACTTCCTCTTGCTGTTGTTGTGCTTGGAGGCTTGTTGAGTACAAAAGCTACGTTGGAAGAATGGAAGAAGGTGATGAGAGACGTGaattcaaacttgaacaaaatgcAACCAAGACAACAATATGAAGGGGTGAATCAGATACTAGCCTTGAGCTACCACGATCTACCTTACTACTTGAAGCCCTGTTTTCTGTATCTGGGCAACTTTCCTGAGGATTATGAAATacacaaaagaaaattgatcCGATTATGGATAGGAGAAGGATTTATTCCCATGAGTACGGGATCAAGAGGAGAGATGGAACAAACATGGGAAGATGTAGCTGAAGGATACATGGAAGAGCTGATCCATAGGTGCATGGTTCAGGTGGAGAAAAGGGACCATACAGGAAGAGGTGTGAAAACATGTCGCATGCATGATCTTATGCGAGACTTGTGTATAAACAAGTCCAGAGAGGAAAGCTTTGCTCAGATTATGGAAAAGACCGATGGTTCTGCAGCTTCATTTAAGCCCTCGGGAGGTAGTCGTTCTCGAAGACTTGTCATCCATCCTGGTGTTGATCTTCAATATCGCAAAACACATTGGGCATGCAACACCTTTTTCAGAAAGCTTGTTAATCcatgttcttcttctttggtGGAGTCTAATTGGGTGGAACAGGTACATCCCAATCTTCGTTCTCTTTTGTGTTTGGATGGGATATTTCTTCCTTCATCAGCATTAAAATCAAGCAAGTTCAGAATGTTGAGAATGTTGGAAGTTGGTGTTAGTGTTGGACGTTGTGAATTTATAGTTCTTAGAGGAATGGGTGATTTAATTCACTTGAGATATTTATGCGTTGAGATTTCAGGGGGATTCTTCTGGCTATCATCCTCCATTGGTAATCTGCGCAATTTGCACACTCTACATATTAAGGGTTATGCGTTTCTCAGAGGATCAGTAGGCATGATATCAAAATTGATACGTTTGCGACATCTGTTACTTCCTGATTCCATGAGGTATAATCAGAATGATTTTCGAATAGATAAACTAAAAGACATTGAGACGCTAAAGAATATACCAGCTTCTGTGTTGATTAGATCATATGATGCACTACACAAGTTGACTAATCTTCGAGACATATCGATACTCTTTGATAGTAAGGATAGTCATGTTGAAGATGATGTGAGAAGGGTGTTGGGGTCCCAAATCGTTCAATCAGGCCGTCTAACATCCTTGCGAATATGGATAGACAGCAGCGAAGCTGGATTTCCAAGTCTGGAATCGCTTTCCTCATGTCATAGTCTCTCTAAATTAGGTTTGGAAGGGAAGATGAAATTCCAACAACAACAAGGATTAATACATCTTCCACAAAGCCTTACCAAATTGACTCTAAAGTGGTCTGCAATGGAGCAGGACCCAATGCCAGTGTTGGAGAATAAGCTACCAAATTTAAGGTTTCTTATGCTTGGTTGGGATGCATATGTTGGTTCTGAAATGGTTTGCTCTGCCCATGGATTTCCAAACTTAGACACTCTTCATCTCACTGAATTGAACAATGTAAGAGAGTGGATAGTAGAGAAAGGTGCGATGCCGAGtctcaagaaattaaaaattgattggCTTCCCAAATTAGAGATGATTCCAGAAGGTTTGGAATTTGTGACTTCCCTCAAAGAATTGGAAATTGTTAGGATGAGGAATTCCTTCTGCGAGAAGCTTCAAGTGAAAAACGAAATTGAAGGGCAGGATTACTACAAAGTCCGACACATACCCTCTATCTCTTATTCGCTGATAGTCTGAATGATTAATTTCATCTCTTTTCACTGATAttataaactaatttttatgtatccttttttctcttttctttttttattttttatttttttattttaaattttatcggTCTCGTGATGCACAAACTCATTTATATGAATACAGCTTCTGCTGGTTTCTTTTGAGTTTTGACACGGTAGccagttttctttgttttttttttttgtttttattattattatttttgaaatggtttttttttttttgttattattattagtatataatattgtattgtgCATATATTAAATCAGAAGAGGAGATTTTAATCATAGACTTATCCAATTTTAGAGCTAAATTAAGCCCTCCCTTTTAGTTTAGATATTGttgaaatgataaaataataataataataataataataataaattatagctaTAAAGTATAAGTCCTCAACTTttgatatgaaaattaaaaactttccgttctgaaaatttaaaaaaataaaaataaaaaaaagattcttGAAATTAACCTTTTCGTTGGTTGATATTTTCAgctttttgtaaatatatatataaaacactaAGGTCATTCTCATAAAATCATTACcagaacttttttattttattttgtttattagttCATTTGGATCTCTTCTATTCTTTTTCtggtcttttcttttcttttttttttttttttgggtcaaattttTTATCTATCATTTGCACAAACTTACTTATTCGAATTCAATCTCTGCTCGTTTTCATGGACAAAGATAGCAcgttttcttagtttttttattttattattatattatatcgtACATATATTAAACCATTATGGCattggaattaaaatattattttttttatcaactttttttcttttctatacaGTTATCgtctatttttctttgttcGTTGAATTCAATTTGACCTTTTCTATTGAAttgttttttctacttttttacttgagagaaaaaaaaaattaaaaaaaaaggctcaaaaaaataaatctgaaaagttgtaatattaaattaaagttcagtatatatatatatatatatatatttctctagCTAGAAAGAACTCGTTATCAACTTTTGAACTGAAAAGTAAAACCTCCCGCTctggaatttaaaaaattatattgaaattaAACATCATGTTGTTTATGGAAATCAACCAAATATTTTGGCAttctaccccaaaaaaaaaaaaaaaaaaaaaaaaagccaaacatTTTGGCAACCTTCACAGAATATAACTGacataaatgttttaaaaaaacaattaatttgatCATATCAAGTCAATTCCCTCAAACATcggcaaaaataaaattaaaatggttcAAAATGCCTAGCGTCAAATTGAATCAATGTTGAAAATTCATGGAAATATCTTAAGAATTATCCTCTTTTCTTCGATTTCTTAGCTGAAAATTCATTGTTGGttacaaaaggaaaaacaaaaacaaacaaccaATCCAACTCTGTTAATTGGACCATAACCTGCTTCCTCTTCAATCCAATTACATCATATTTTTACTTCTTATCAGCAACGGAAAAATAATGCACATGAAAGATTCTTGTATGGGTTATAAGTAACAATTACACGTTTGTACGAACATGACAATGTTTCTGTTCCGT
Proteins encoded:
- the LOC132804924 gene encoding putative disease resistance protein At1g50180, with the protein product MAEFLLSKFAESAVSQTVQRITDLLIYEAASLSSVREDVEVLQNDLKSLQGLIKAADSKQEHDQHLQELVRQVKDVASEADDVIDTYILKVDSSCIKAFHNKRIRPQINSVRARIQNIINTAMPIYGFVSAVREGTSSNVGLQRLLRRSSPNVDDGDNDVVSLKSSTSALTEELTKEEDRLCIVSVVGMGGLGKTTLAKKVFKCVKQKFDCSAWVFISQQYVLRDVLIDIFLQIGSPNENMKFERINSARDILEQKKKEREFLNALPEHELIDSLNDKLKEKRFLVVLDDIWKIEAWYFLERAFPKGKKGSKILFTTRNREVASAADPRSCQVEPPLLTLEESWELLKRKAFPRDIVDAHGCPPEYENLGKEMAKKCAGLPLAVVVLGGLLSTKATLEEWKKVMRDVNSNLNKMQPRQQYEGVNQILALSYHDLPYYLKPCFLYLGNFPEDYEIHKRKLIRLWIGEGFIPMSTGSRGEMEQTWEDVAEGYMEELIHRCMVQVEKRDHTGRGVKTCRMHDLMRDLCINKSREESFAQIMEKTDGSAASFKPSGGSRSRRLVIHPGVDLQYRKTHWACNTFFRKLVNPCSSSLVESNWVEQVHPNLRSLLCLDGIFLPSSALKSSKFRMLRMLEVGVSVGRCEFIVLRGMGDLIHLRYLCVEISGGFFWLSSSIGNLRNLHTLHIKGYAFLRGSVGMISKLIRLRHLLLPDSMRYNQNDFRIDKLKDIETLKNIPASVLIRSYDALHKLTNLRDISILFDSKDSHVEDDVRRVLGSQIVQSGRLTSLRIWIDSSEAGFPSLESLSSCHSLSKLGLEGKMKFQQQQGLIHLPQSLTKLTLKWSAMEQDPMPVLENKLPNLRFLMLGWDAYVGSEMVCSAHGFPNLDTLHLTELNNVREWIVEKGAMPSLKKLKIDWLPKLEMIPEGLEFVTSLKELEIVRMRNSFCEKLQVKNEIEGQDYYKVRHIPSISYSLIV